Proteins from one Anaerobranca californiensis DSM 14826 genomic window:
- the pgsA gene encoding CDP-diacylglycerol--glycerol-3-phosphate 3-phosphatidyltransferase has translation MNLANKITLARIFLAPIFIVLIVVRIPFGQLIAAAFFIIAASTDGLDGYIARKHKQVTNFGKFLDPLADKLLISAALFALVWMKEISPMIAFIILSREFAVTGLRVIAAGEGIVISASKWGKLKTISQIVAISAITIHAGLLTEIDIPLFKWILNNLYIDTISTISLYIAVFLTLYSGFDYFYKNIKVIKKGGLK, from the coding sequence ATGAATCTAGCCAATAAAATTACTTTAGCTAGAATATTTTTGGCACCTATTTTTATCGTGTTAATTGTAGTTCGAATACCTTTTGGTCAACTTATAGCAGCGGCTTTTTTTATCATAGCTGCAAGTACCGATGGATTAGATGGTTACATCGCCAGGAAGCATAAACAAGTAACTAATTTTGGTAAATTTTTAGATCCCCTAGCTGATAAATTGTTAATTTCCGCTGCATTATTTGCATTAGTTTGGATGAAAGAAATTAGTCCTATGATTGCTTTTATAATTCTTAGTAGAGAATTCGCTGTTACAGGTTTAAGGGTTATTGCAGCAGGTGAAGGAATTGTTATATCAGCTAGTAAATGGGGGAAATTAAAAACCATTAGCCAGATAGTAGCAATCTCTGCCATTACTATTCATGCCGGATTACTAACAGAAATAGATATACCTTTATTTAAATGGATATTAAATAACTTATATATTGATACAATATCTACAATTTCATTGTATATTGCCGTATTTCTAACACTATATTCAGGTTTTGATTATTTCTATAAAAACATAAAAGTAATAAAAAAAGGCGGGTTAAAATAA
- the rimO gene encoding 30S ribosomal protein S12 methylthiotransferase RimO, translated as MVKIATVSLGCPKNTVDSEVMLGILSKEGYVITTEPKQADVIIINTCGFIESAKKESIDTIIEFSRYKAENCQVLIVTGCLVQRYKEELLQEIPEIDGIIGTGEYEKIIHCIQTNLKGDKFVATDNLQFLYDDLTPRMLSTPKYTAYLKIAEGCDNHCTYCIIPALRGKYRSRSIESIVAEGKKLVDNGVKEIILVAQDTTVYGLDLYGKLMLPTLLKKLHDIEGLKWIRILYCYPTYMTDEIIETINKLPKVCNYIDMPIQHGDNEILKKMGRRETKEQLLLLIEKIRKRIPDVVIRTSIIVGFPGETEEHFNNLLRFVEEIKLDRLGVFTYSREEGTAAAKLPNQISERVKKLRQHRLMKVQKRISHTINKEKIGKVFEIIIEGFDNGYIIGRTYGDAPQIDGRVIVPVKDNNKLPGDFIKVLITNCNEYDLIGEIVNESSQ; from the coding sequence ATGGTAAAAATTGCAACAGTTAGTTTAGGATGTCCTAAAAATACAGTAGATTCAGAGGTTATGTTGGGAATTTTGTCAAAGGAAGGTTATGTTATTACTACTGAACCTAAACAAGCAGATGTTATTATTATTAATACTTGTGGTTTTATAGAAAGTGCGAAAAAAGAATCTATTGACACAATTATTGAGTTTTCTAGATATAAAGCAGAGAACTGTCAAGTTTTAATTGTTACTGGTTGTTTAGTTCAACGTTATAAAGAAGAACTTTTACAAGAAATACCTGAAATAGATGGTATTATAGGTACAGGGGAATATGAAAAGATTATCCACTGTATACAAACTAATTTAAAAGGAGACAAATTTGTTGCAACTGATAATCTCCAGTTCCTATATGATGATTTAACACCTAGAATGTTATCAACACCCAAATATACTGCATACCTTAAAATTGCCGAGGGTTGTGACAACCATTGCACTTATTGCATTATACCGGCACTTAGGGGTAAATATCGTAGCAGATCTATAGAGTCAATAGTTGCAGAAGGGAAAAAACTTGTAGATAATGGAGTTAAAGAAATAATTTTAGTCGCTCAAGATACCACCGTTTATGGATTAGATTTATATGGTAAGTTAATGCTTCCTACATTACTAAAAAAACTCCACGATATTGAAGGGTTAAAGTGGATTCGAATTTTATACTGTTATCCAACATATATGACAGATGAGATAATTGAAACTATCAATAAATTACCTAAAGTTTGTAATTATATTGATATGCCCATACAACACGGTGATAATGAGATATTAAAGAAAATGGGGAGAAGGGAGACCAAAGAACAATTACTTCTTCTTATTGAAAAAATCAGAAAAAGGATACCAGATGTAGTTATTAGAACTTCTATCATCGTTGGTTTTCCAGGAGAAACTGAAGAACATTTTAATAACTTACTTAGATTCGTGGAAGAAATTAAATTAGATAGATTAGGGGTATTTACTTATTCTAGAGAAGAAGGAACAGCTGCAGCTAAACTGCCCAATCAAATAAGTGAAAGGGTTAAGAAGCTTCGCCAACACCGATTAATGAAGGTACAGAAAAGGATATCCCATACTATTAACAAAGAAAAAATAGGAAAAGTATTTGAAATCATTATTGAAGGATTTGATAATGGATATATAATTGGAAGGACTTATGGAGATGCTCCACAAATAGATGGAAGGGTAATAGTGCCAGTTAAAGATAATAATAAGTTACCCGGTGACTTTATTAAAGTATTGATTACAAATTGTAATGAATATGATTTGATAGGGGAGATTGTGAATGAATCTAGCCAATAA
- a CDS encoding helix-turn-helix domain-containing protein — translation MDFKEIGKELKEARQLKGLTIEDIVDKTKLRKDQVKAIEEGNIEKLPPGPYVKGFIKLYAKAVNLEIFEETTTATTLDSSISSRKKREPLKRSSISIDYSSVIFFTVLVSFLALAIYLIVTYIITPKNNIEIPNNPPIIIPEEEEKVVDEGEEVEEVDEPTIELEIKNNKYYYRVIDEEKLEVLFIVQGQCWVDIKVDGGSTAIKRGIMEDEELLILAENQIVIQAGKAKNGTIIINGVQVEFSDKDGRTDAIITLERSGE, via the coding sequence TTGGATTTTAAAGAAATAGGTAAGGAATTAAAAGAAGCTAGACAGTTGAAGGGATTAACGATAGAAGATATTGTTGACAAAACGAAACTTAGAAAAGACCAAGTAAAAGCTATTGAAGAAGGCAATATTGAAAAATTACCCCCAGGACCTTATGTTAAGGGTTTTATTAAGCTTTATGCTAAAGCTGTTAATTTAGAAATTTTTGAAGAGACAACTACTGCAACTACATTAGATTCTTCCATTTCTAGTAGAAAAAAAAGGGAACCTCTAAAAAGGTCCTCAATATCTATAGATTATAGTAGTGTCATCTTTTTTACTGTTTTAGTTTCTTTCTTAGCTTTAGCCATTTATTTAATTGTAACTTATATCATTACACCTAAAAATAATATAGAGATTCCTAATAATCCTCCTATAATTATCCCAGAAGAGGAAGAAAAGGTAGTTGATGAAGGGGAAGAGGTAGAAGAAGTTGATGAGCCAACAATTGAATTAGAAATTAAGAATAATAAATATTATTATAGGGTAATAGATGAAGAAAAACTAGAAGTACTATTTATAGTACAAGGACAGTGTTGGGTTGATATTAAAGTAGATGGCGGATCAACAGCTATTAAGCGGGGAATTATGGAAGATGAAGAATTGTTAATTTTAGCGGAAAATCAAATTGTTATCCAAGCTGGAAAAGCTAAAAATGGGACAATAATTATCAATGGAGTCCAAGTAGAGTTTTCAGATAAAGATGGCCGGACAGATGCTATAATTACCCTTGAAAGAAGTGGGGAATAA
- a CDS encoding DUF3388 domain-containing protein: protein MEWYFEYIIHQNRPGVLGDVATLLGLLGINIKMINGLAPQRRGLIILSDNHSKIITLKRALANSTTVEITALRRPTLIDRINLQHGKMIHRSPDNPNTFRFTRDDLGMLVDFLGGLLQKSCPVVGVRGMPRVGKTESIIAACVHANKKWIMVSSTLMRQVMRNNLTEEELADDCVLVIDGIVSTFRASQKHRELLKEIMKIPIPKVIEHPDILLREGDFSPDIIDYTIELRRTEDEEINYELVCQNFSSFDIS from the coding sequence ATGGAATGGTATTTTGAATATATAATTCATCAAAATAGACCAGGGGTATTAGGGGATGTTGCAACTCTTTTAGGACTTTTAGGTATAAATATTAAGATGATTAATGGACTAGCTCCCCAAAGGAGGGGGTTAATCATCCTTTCAGATAATCATTCAAAGATAATTACTTTAAAAAGAGCATTAGCCAATTCCACTACCGTTGAAATTACTGCATTGCGAAGACCTACATTAATTGACAGAATTAATCTTCAACATGGAAAAATGATCCATAGATCCCCTGATAATCCTAATACCTTTAGATTTACTAGGGATGATTTAGGAATGTTAGTTGATTTTTTAGGTGGCTTATTACAAAAATCCTGTCCAGTAGTTGGGGTAAGGGGAATGCCAAGGGTAGGTAAAACAGAATCTATTATCGCTGCTTGTGTTCATGCTAATAAAAAATGGATAATGGTTTCCTCAACTTTGATGAGGCAAGTAATGCGGAATAATTTAACTGAAGAAGAATTAGCCGATGATTGTGTCTTAGTTATTGATGGTATCGTGTCTACTTTCCGGGCATCCCAAAAACATAGAGAATTACTCAAGGAAATTATGAAAATACCGATACCTAAGGTTATTGAACATCCAGATATTTTACTTAGAGAAGGTGATTTTTCTCCTGATATTATTGACTATACTATTGAATTAAGAAGAACTGAAGATGAAGAAATTAACTATGAGTTAGTTTGCCAAAATTTTTCATCCTTTGATATAAGTTAA
- a CDS encoding ABC transporter permease, which translates to MDVILQIFTLTILWSTIRQATPLILASLGGIFAERSGVINIALEGIMLTGAFASIYGMHLTGSPWIGLLFAIIVGILIACIHAVVTVIFKTNQVVSGTAINIFASGLTVFLLEIIWKVSGTSPRIGRLPTWTVGPLSFNPIVYIAFIMVPVVWFILYRTPWGLRIRAVGEHPQAADTVGINVNRIRFICVLISGAFAGLAGAHLSIGELGIFQKEMTAGRGFIALAAMIFGKWNPIGAFLASLLFAFAQAVSISGVQIPFIPRELINTIPYVITIIVLASFVGRAHAPKAIGKPYDKSER; encoded by the coding sequence ATGGATGTAATATTACAAATTTTTACTTTAACTATACTTTGGTCTACAATCCGTCAAGCAACTCCATTAATTCTAGCCTCCTTAGGTGGTATATTTGCTGAACGTTCCGGTGTAATCAACATAGCACTAGAAGGGATTATGCTTACAGGGGCCTTCGCTTCAATATATGGAATGCACCTTACTGGCTCACCTTGGATCGGTTTACTTTTTGCCATTATCGTGGGTATATTAATAGCATGTATCCATGCAGTGGTAACAGTTATCTTTAAAACAAATCAAGTTGTCAGTGGAACTGCCATTAACATTTTTGCCAGTGGTTTGACGGTATTTTTACTTGAAATAATTTGGAAAGTCTCAGGAACATCCCCAAGAATCGGTAGACTACCAACTTGGACAGTAGGTCCCCTATCCTTTAATCCGATAGTCTATATAGCATTTATTATGGTGCCGGTAGTTTGGTTTATCCTCTACCGTACACCATGGGGTTTGAGGATAAGGGCGGTGGGGGAACATCCCCAAGCTGCAGATACAGTAGGTATCAATGTTAACCGGATTCGCTTTATCTGTGTTCTTATAAGTGGTGCCTTTGCTGGCCTTGCCGGTGCCCATTTATCTATCGGTGAATTAGGTATATTCCAAAAAGAAATGACTGCTGGCCGTGGCTTTATCGCATTGGCAGCGATGATTTTTGGAAAGTGGAACCCTATTGGAGCATTTTTAGCAAGTCTGTTGTTTGCCTTTGCTCAAGCAGTATCCATTTCAGGGGTACAAATTCCCTTTATTCCAAGGGAGTTGATCAATACTATCCCTTATGTAATAACAATAATCGTATTGGCATCCTTTGTCGGCAGAGCCCATGCACCGAAAGCTATTGGAAAACCTTATGATAAAAGTGAGAGATAA
- a CDS encoding ABC transporter permease, with product MKNNIYIKYFKTMGQELFYGAVAVIAALLIGSLFILFTDVSPIEAYTRMFKGAFGNLNNIYATLFRSTPIILTGLSVAFAFRCGLFNIGAEGQYLIGAFAAGWAGFYFTGLPKLIHLPLTLIIAVVAAGLWASIAGVLKAKLGANEVINTIMLNYIAFFLTIPYGIRRLATVPGEPGTPHILDSARITSLGALIGRPAVRVHGGFILALLAALFVWYFLFKTKSGYEIRAVGFNPHGAEYGGINVAKNIILAMFISGALAGLAGAGEVLGTHGRFIQGMNSGHGFTGIAVALVGKNNPFTVVIAGILFGALAQGGFTVGRFLPRDIVVIIQALVIFAIALSQVLREHLAKKRAKEAIK from the coding sequence ATGAAAAATAACATTTACATTAAATATTTTAAAACTATGGGCCAAGAGTTGTTTTACGGAGCAGTGGCAGTAATTGCTGCTTTGCTAATCGGTTCTTTATTTATCTTGTTTACAGATGTATCGCCAATAGAAGCATATACCAGGATGTTTAAAGGTGCTTTTGGTAACCTAAATAACATCTACGCAACTCTCTTTAGGTCAACACCTATAATTTTAACAGGTCTTTCTGTAGCCTTTGCCTTTAGGTGTGGTTTGTTCAATATCGGAGCTGAAGGTCAGTATCTAATTGGGGCATTTGCAGCAGGCTGGGCAGGTTTTTATTTTACCGGTTTACCTAAATTGATCCATTTACCCCTAACCCTTATAATTGCCGTTGTAGCTGCAGGTTTATGGGCAAGTATTGCTGGGGTTTTAAAAGCTAAATTAGGTGCCAATGAAGTAATTAACACCATAATGTTAAACTATATTGCTTTTTTCTTAACTATTCCTTATGGTATCAGAAGATTAGCTACAGTTCCTGGAGAGCCTGGTACCCCCCATATTTTAGATAGTGCTAGAATTACCAGTTTAGGAGCTTTAATTGGAAGACCGGCGGTTAGGGTTCATGGAGGCTTTATTTTAGCCCTGTTAGCTGCCCTTTTCGTATGGTATTTCCTTTTTAAAACTAAATCTGGATATGAAATCAGAGCAGTTGGTTTTAACCCCCATGGTGCTGAATATGGTGGAATTAATGTAGCTAAAAACATTATTTTAGCGATGTTTATAAGTGGTGCCTTAGCTGGTTTGGCAGGAGCTGGGGAAGTGTTAGGAACCCACGGAAGGTTTATCCAAGGGATGAATTCCGGCCACGGTTTTACAGGTATAGCCGTTGCTTTAGTAGGTAAAAACAATCCTTTTACAGTTGTAATCGCCGGTATCTTATTTGGTGCCCTAGCCCAAGGTGGATTTACTGTAGGCCGCTTTTTGCCAAGGGATATCGTAGTTATTATCCAAGCCTTAGTAATATTTGCCATCGCTTTAAGTCAAGTATTAAGAGAACATTTAGCTAAAAAAAGAGCAAAGGAGGCAATTAAATAA
- a CDS encoding ABC transporter ATP-binding protein — MSSNVILKLVDVRKVFPGVVANDDVNLEVREGEIHAIVGENGAGKSTLMNIIFGLYHQDGGEIYYKGQPYTVSGPNDAIKLGIGMVHQHFMLVENFTVVENIILGSEPASNGVLDIKTATKKVQEISDRYKLMIKPDEVIENISVGMQQRVEILKTLFRGADLLIFDEPTAVLTPQEIEELFEIFRTLKKQGKTIIFITHKLKEVKAISDRITVLRQGKTIGTVNTDEVNENDIAKMMVGREVLLRVEKKEGNPGEVILEVKDLCANDNRGLPALKNISFSIRKGEILGFAGVEGNGQSELVEVLTGLRKATKGKIIYKGQDILNHSPRSIKESGVGHIPEDRHKRGSILDYNIAENLILGFHYKPPFAKPFYLDYKEIKRNADKLIPEFDVRTPSADVKIRSLSGGNQQKVIIAREISQQPDLLIASQPTRGVDIGAIEFIHKRIIEQRDQGKAVLLVSAELQEVMSLSDRIAVIYDGQIVGIVDAKNVDEFELGAMMTGSTLKKEGVTDEK, encoded by the coding sequence ATGTCCTCAAATGTTATTTTAAAACTAGTAGATGTTCGAAAAGTCTTTCCTGGAGTAGTGGCAAATGATGATGTGAATTTGGAAGTAAGGGAAGGGGAAATCCATGCAATCGTTGGCGAAAATGGTGCAGGGAAATCTACCTTGATGAATATAATTTTTGGCTTATATCACCAAGATGGCGGTGAAATTTATTATAAAGGACAGCCTTATACCGTTTCTGGCCCCAATGATGCCATAAAACTAGGAATAGGAATGGTTCACCAACATTTTATGTTAGTGGAGAATTTTACCGTTGTAGAAAATATCATTTTAGGCTCAGAACCTGCTTCTAATGGGGTATTAGATATCAAAACCGCCACAAAAAAAGTACAGGAAATTTCTGACCGTTATAAGTTAATGATTAAACCAGATGAAGTTATCGAAAATATCTCCGTTGGTATGCAGCAGAGGGTAGAAATATTAAAAACCTTGTTTAGAGGTGCTGATCTGTTAATTTTTGACGAACCAACGGCGGTACTGACACCTCAGGAAATTGAAGAACTTTTTGAGATTTTTAGGACCCTAAAAAAACAGGGTAAAACTATTATTTTTATTACCCATAAATTAAAAGAAGTAAAGGCTATTTCCGATAGAATTACTGTTTTAAGACAAGGAAAAACCATTGGTACTGTCAACACCGATGAAGTTAATGAAAATGATATTGCAAAAATGATGGTTGGTAGAGAAGTGTTGTTAAGGGTAGAGAAAAAAGAAGGAAATCCTGGTGAAGTAATTTTAGAAGTTAAAGATTTGTGTGCCAATGATAATCGGGGTTTACCTGCTCTAAAAAATATAAGTTTTAGTATTAGAAAGGGAGAAATCTTAGGTTTTGCAGGTGTAGAAGGTAATGGCCAAAGTGAATTAGTAGAAGTCCTTACTGGTTTAAGAAAAGCAACTAAAGGTAAAATAATCTATAAAGGTCAAGATATTCTAAACCACTCACCTAGAAGTATTAAAGAATCTGGAGTAGGCCATATTCCTGAAGATAGACATAAAAGGGGTTCAATTTTAGATTATAACATTGCAGAAAATTTAATTTTAGGATTCCATTATAAACCACCTTTTGCAAAACCTTTTTATTTAGATTATAAAGAGATTAAAAGAAATGCCGATAAGTTAATACCGGAATTTGATGTTAGAACACCTAGTGCAGATGTAAAAATCCGATCCCTTTCGGGGGGTAATCAACAAAAGGTAATCATCGCAAGGGAAATTTCTCAACAGCCGGATCTCCTCATCGCATCTCAACCAACCCGTGGGGTAGATATAGGTGCAATTGAGTTTATCCATAAAAGAATTATTGAACAGAGGGATCAAGGGAAAGCAGTGTTACTGGTTTCTGCTGAACTACAGGAAGTAATGTCATTAAGTGATAGAATTGCTGTAATATATGATGGGCAAATAGTGGGAATAGTCGATGCTAAAAATGTTGATGAGTTTGAGCTAGGGGCAATGATGACTGGTTCAACCCTTAAAAAGGAGGGTGTAACTGATGAAAAATAA
- a CDS encoding BMP family lipoprotein — translation MKKNLIILLVTLMVFSVALTGCGGGKADDGEEKLRVAIVYSTGGLGDKSFNDSAHRGLLRAEKELGITFDYVEPRDSAEDADYLRGFAEEGFDLVIAVGFQMADSLKTVAEEYPDIKFAIIDSVVDLPNVVSLVFAEHQGSFLAGALAALVTETDTIGFIGGISFPLIHRFEGGFIAGAQYINPDIKVLSQYAGSFGDPATGKEIALSQIDSGADVIYHASGGTGGGLFEAAMERGIYAIGVDSNQNFLAPGYGIASMLKRVDVAVFETVKRLQDGEFAGGEAVMFDLAIDGVGLTDLVNIDVDEQAAKDAGDITEAQLNAIKEMKSKVTAQHAEKINEIRKGIINGTIKVPDWMTEGRPE, via the coding sequence GTGAAAAAAAATCTTATTATCTTATTAGTAACACTTATGGTATTTTCCGTTGCTTTAACGGGATGTGGTGGTGGAAAAGCCGATGATGGTGAAGAAAAATTAAGGGTAGCTATCGTTTATTCCACCGGAGGTTTAGGTGACAAATCATTTAACGATTCTGCCCACAGAGGTTTGTTGAGGGCTGAAAAAGAACTAGGTATCACATTTGACTATGTTGAGCCTAGAGATTCAGCTGAAGATGCTGACTACTTAAGGGGATTTGCAGAAGAAGGTTTTGATTTAGTAATTGCTGTAGGTTTCCAAATGGCTGATTCTTTAAAAACAGTGGCTGAAGAATATCCTGACATTAAATTTGCTATTATCGACTCTGTAGTTGACCTTCCAAATGTTGTTAGTTTAGTATTTGCAGAACATCAAGGTTCTTTCTTAGCAGGAGCGTTAGCTGCCCTTGTTACTGAAACTGATACCATCGGTTTCATCGGTGGAATTAGTTTCCCATTAATTCACCGCTTTGAAGGTGGTTTTATCGCTGGGGCTCAATATATCAATCCTGATATTAAAGTTCTTAGCCAATATGCAGGAAGCTTCGGTGATCCAGCTACTGGTAAAGAAATTGCTTTATCTCAAATTGACTCTGGAGCAGATGTAATTTACCATGCTTCTGGAGGTACCGGTGGTGGATTATTTGAAGCTGCTATGGAAAGGGGAATTTACGCCATTGGTGTAGACTCTAACCAAAACTTCTTAGCACCTGGTTACGGTATTGCCAGTATGCTAAAAAGGGTAGATGTTGCAGTATTTGAAACAGTTAAAAGATTACAAGATGGTGAATTTGCCGGTGGCGAAGCTGTAATGTTTGACTTAGCCATCGATGGTGTTGGTTTAACAGATTTAGTAAATATCGATGTAGATGAGCAAGCTGCAAAAGATGCCGGTGATATAACTGAAGCACAGTTAAATGCAATTAAAGAAATGAAATCAAAGGTAACAGCACAGCATGCTGAAAAAATCAATGAAATCAGAAAAGGAATAATTAATGGTACAATAAAAGTACCTGACTGGATGACTGAAGGAAGACCTGAATAA
- a CDS encoding GntR family transcriptional regulator, with the protein MNSVKRDPRPLYLIVKDKLLELIKKGYYTNGSKLPSEFELAKDFGVSRPTLREALRVLEEENVLIKKHGVGTFVNSTPTKIKSGIEHLFSVTESIEQLNLKAGTKILSVQIVDPDDKDRQKLKLNFPSQLIKIERVRTANGEPVVFCIDKLVQGDLDQNLFQNIEGSIFEVLEKHYNKRITYAVSEIVPVLANFKLADALEISSRTPLLLLEQVHFTNDEQPILYSKNYFRADKFAFHVVRKRV; encoded by the coding sequence ATGAATAGTGTAAAAAGAGACCCCCGTCCTTTATATTTAATAGTAAAAGATAAATTACTAGAACTTATCAAAAAAGGGTATTATACTAATGGAAGTAAATTACCTTCTGAGTTTGAATTGGCAAAGGATTTTGGTGTAAGTCGCCCTACTTTAAGGGAAGCCTTAAGGGTACTAGAAGAGGAAAATGTCCTTATAAAAAAACATGGGGTAGGAACATTTGTTAATAGTACTCCAACTAAAATTAAAAGTGGAATTGAACATCTGTTTAGTGTAACAGAAAGTATTGAACAACTTAATTTAAAAGCAGGAACAAAAATTTTATCAGTACAAATTGTAGATCCCGATGATAAGGATAGACAAAAATTAAAGTTGAATTTTCCCTCCCAATTGATTAAAATAGAGAGGGTAAGAACTGCAAATGGTGAACCAGTTGTGTTTTGTATTGATAAACTTGTTCAGGGAGATTTAGATCAAAATTTATTTCAAAATATAGAAGGCTCAATCTTTGAAGTTTTAGAGAAACATTATAATAAAAGGATTACTTATGCGGTATCAGAAATAGTGCCAGTGTTAGCTAATTTTAAACTTGCCGACGCTTTAGAGATTTCCTCAAGGACACCACTGTTATTGTTAGAGCAAGTACACTTTACCAATGATGAGCAACCTATTCTTTATTCTAAAAACTATTTTAGGGCAGATAAATTTGCCTTTCATGTAGTGAGAAAAAGGGTTTAA